In Actinomycetota bacterium, a single genomic region encodes these proteins:
- a CDS encoding undecaprenyl-diphosphate phosphatase yields the protein WADEQTARPLRASVWLVLTTVIMIAAELYDRARSRREAPVPAASPGTRAERFGRAGAAPAPAPEDAEEELKRLPVAKAAGIGLAQALALVPGTSRSGVTISAGLFQGVSRGTAARFSFLLSIPAILGAGILKLDELSGATETPAELVAGTVAAAVSGFVAVSFLLRLLRTRTLWPFIWYRLIAGGLFVLLLATVRS from the coding sequence CTGGGCCGACGAGCAGACGGCCCGGCCGCTGCGGGCGTCGGTGTGGCTGGTGCTCACCACCGTGATCATGATCGCGGCCGAGCTGTACGACCGGGCCCGCAGCCGGCGGGAGGCGCCGGTCCCGGCGGCGAGCCCGGGGACCCGGGCCGAGCGGTTCGGGCGGGCCGGGGCGGCGCCCGCCCCGGCGCCCGAGGACGCCGAGGAGGAGCTGAAGCGGCTGCCGGTGGCCAAGGCGGCCGGCATCGGCCTGGCCCAGGCCCTCGCCCTGGTCCCCGGGACCAGCCGCTCCGGGGTGACGATCTCGGCCGGGCTGTTCCAGGGCGTGTCCAGGGGCACGGCGGCCCGCTTCTCGTTCCTGCTGTCGATCCCGGCCATCCTCGGCGCCGGCATCCTCAAGCTGGACGAGCTGTCGGGCGCCACCGAGACCCCGGCCGAGCTGGTCGCCGGCACCGTCGCCGCCGCCGTCTCGGGGTTCGTGGCCGTGTCGTTCCTGCTCCGCCTGCTGCGGACCCGGACCCTGTGGCCGTTCATCTGGTACCGGCTGATCGCCGGCGGGCTGTTCGTGCTGCTGCTGGCCACCGTCCGGTCGTAA
- a CDS encoding GNAT family N-acetyltransferase, translating into MVMVRPATVADAPAMGRLHVRAWQAAYRGHMPGDYLDGLRASERAAGWERVLRLERDRGAVLVAEQAGEVTGFANVGPAEDPADAGELYAINVDPAHWGTGAGRALLLAAQAKLARLGNDETVLWVLPANARARRFYEIAGWVADGSERTMEVLGVVVPEVRYRRRSTSEESSSATPPGTE; encoded by the coding sequence ATGGTCATGGTCCGACCGGCCACGGTCGCGGACGCGCCGGCCATGGGCCGGCTGCACGTCCGCGCCTGGCAGGCCGCCTACCGCGGCCACATGCCCGGCGACTACCTCGACGGCCTCCGCGCCTCCGAGCGCGCCGCCGGCTGGGAGCGCGTGCTGCGCTTGGAGCGGGACCGGGGCGCCGTCCTGGTGGCCGAGCAGGCCGGCGAGGTGACCGGGTTCGCCAACGTCGGCCCGGCCGAGGACCCTGCGGACGCGGGCGAGCTGTACGCCATCAACGTCGACCCCGCCCACTGGGGGACGGGCGCCGGCCGGGCCCTGCTCCTGGCCGCCCAGGCCAAGCTGGCCAGGCTGGGCAATGACGAGACGGTGCTGTGGGTCCTGCCCGCCAATGCCCGCGCCCGCCGCTTCTACGAGATCGCCGGCTGGGTCGCCGACGGCAGCGAGCGGACCATGGAGGTGCTCGGCGTCGTCGTTCCCGAGGTGCGCTACCGGAGGCGCTCGACCAGCGAGGAGAGCTCGTCGGCGACGCCGCCCGGCACCGAGTAG